The following proteins come from a genomic window of Neptunomonas concharum:
- a CDS encoding HD-GYP domain-containing protein encodes MPYRSMKMSELIGALSHALDMTEGQPPGHCIRACWIGLQIAKSIGLNNQQQWELYYTILLKDLGCSSNAARICQLYATDDLSFKHDYKRVDGSLSQVLNFVLQHTGVQTGLAERFRQILSVVRHGETWAQELMQTRCERGADIARQLRFSEPVAEGIRALDEHWNGGGKPYGLTADSIPLYARIALISQVVDVFFTGTGREACLAELEKRKGSWFQPELVDALLNIANEPFWKTLSCPTLPQQVIDLEPAHQSIELDEDYIDEIAAAFGQVVDSKSPYTAGHSERVALITDLIAEKLGLNAAKRRWLKRGALLHDVGKLGISNSILDKPDKLTDEEFDTVKLHAKFTGEILSRITAFKELADIAQAHHERMDGRGYPLGLKEEEISLETRIITTADIFDAITAARPYRGPIPVPQALDMMREHLDTQIDRRCFEALLSVTDELQFDAH; translated from the coding sequence ATGCCGTACCGGTCCATGAAAATGTCAGAGCTGATTGGAGCATTAAGTCATGCACTGGATATGACAGAGGGCCAGCCTCCTGGGCATTGTATACGCGCTTGCTGGATAGGCTTGCAAATAGCCAAATCCATAGGCCTAAACAACCAACAACAATGGGAGCTTTATTACACAATCTTACTGAAGGATTTAGGGTGTAGTAGCAACGCGGCTCGTATTTGCCAGCTTTATGCCACTGACGATCTCTCTTTTAAGCATGACTATAAACGCGTAGATGGCAGTCTCTCCCAAGTACTGAACTTTGTACTCCAACACACGGGAGTACAAACAGGATTAGCAGAACGTTTCCGACAAATCTTATCAGTGGTACGTCACGGAGAAACCTGGGCACAGGAGCTCATGCAAACCCGCTGTGAACGGGGTGCTGATATCGCTCGACAGCTGCGTTTCAGCGAGCCAGTAGCGGAGGGTATTCGAGCGCTGGATGAACACTGGAATGGCGGCGGCAAACCCTACGGCCTAACAGCAGATTCGATTCCGCTATATGCCCGAATTGCCCTTATATCCCAAGTTGTTGATGTATTTTTCACAGGTACAGGACGAGAAGCCTGCTTAGCGGAGCTGGAAAAGCGCAAGGGCAGTTGGTTTCAACCGGAACTGGTAGACGCCCTATTGAACATAGCCAACGAGCCTTTTTGGAAGACCCTCAGCTGCCCAACACTTCCACAACAAGTCATTGATCTTGAGCCAGCCCATCAAAGCATCGAGCTTGATGAGGACTATATCGATGAAATAGCAGCCGCTTTTGGCCAAGTAGTTGACTCCAAAAGCCCTTATACTGCCGGCCACAGTGAACGGGTGGCACTTATTACAGACTTGATTGCCGAAAAGCTTGGCCTTAATGCAGCAAAACGCCGCTGGTTAAAGCGCGGTGCACTACTTCATGATGTCGGCAAGCTGGGCATTAGTAACAGTATTCTGGATAAGCCCGATAAACTAACAGACGAGGAGTTTGATACGGTCAAACTACATGCAAAGTTTACCGGTGAAATACTCTCGCGCATTACCGCATTCAAGGAGCTTGCCGATATAGCCCAAGCCCATCATGAAAGAATGGATGGGCGAGGATATCCCTTAGGTTTGAAAGAGGAAGAGATCTCTTTGGAAACCCGCATCATCACAACAGCCGATATTTTCGATGCGATTACCGCAGCCAGACCTTACCGAGGCCCGATTCCTGTCCCTCAAGCGCTGGATATGATGCGTGAGCACCTTGATACACAAATTGATCGACGTTGCTTCGAAGCCCTACTCAGTGTCACAGACGAGCTACAATTTGATGCCCATTAG
- the hemF gene encoding oxygen-dependent coproporphyrinogen oxidase produces the protein MSAPDIDAVKRYLLDLQDRICDALTEADGQQTFIEDSWERPQGGGGRTRVISDGAIFEKGGVNFSHVFGGALPASATAHRPELAGRSFEAMGVSLVMHPKNPYIPTSHANVRFFIAEKEGEDPVWWFGGGFDLTPYYGNDDDCRHWHLTAKAACEPFGETIYPHYKQWCDEYFHLKHRDEPRGIGGLFFDDLNELGFEKSFALMQSIGNAYIPAYIPIIERRKDTPYGERQRDFQLHRRGRYVEFNLVYDRGTLFGLQSGGRTESILMSLPPEVRWGYDWKPEPGTEEAQLYERYLKPIDWAGA, from the coding sequence ATGTCTGCACCTGATATCGACGCCGTTAAGCGTTACTTGCTGGATTTGCAGGATCGCATATGCGACGCCCTTACTGAAGCTGATGGTCAGCAGACATTTATCGAAGATAGCTGGGAGCGGCCCCAAGGCGGTGGTGGACGTACCCGAGTGATCAGTGACGGAGCAATCTTTGAGAAAGGCGGTGTTAACTTTTCTCATGTATTTGGTGGAGCTCTACCCGCTTCGGCGACAGCGCATCGCCCTGAATTAGCCGGCCGTAGTTTTGAGGCGATGGGCGTTTCGTTAGTGATGCACCCTAAAAATCCTTACATCCCTACCTCTCATGCCAATGTGCGCTTTTTCATAGCGGAGAAAGAGGGCGAAGATCCTGTATGGTGGTTTGGTGGTGGTTTTGATCTGACACCCTACTATGGGAACGACGATGACTGTCGCCATTGGCACCTGACAGCGAAAGCAGCATGTGAACCCTTTGGGGAAACGATTTATCCCCACTATAAGCAGTGGTGTGATGAATATTTTCACCTAAAACATCGAGATGAACCCCGTGGTATTGGCGGGCTGTTTTTTGATGACCTGAATGAGCTGGGTTTCGAGAAAAGTTTTGCACTAATGCAGTCGATTGGTAACGCTTATATTCCTGCATATATCCCTATTATTGAGCGCCGTAAAGATACCCCTTATGGAGAGCGTCAGCGTGACTTCCAGCTGCACCGCCGTGGGCGTTATGTTGAGTTTAATCTCGTCTATGATCGCGGCACCTTGTTTGGCCTGCAATCTGGTGGACGTACCGAGTCGATTCTTATGTCCTTGCCGCCTGAGGTGCGTTGGGGATATGACTGGAAACCAGAACCCGGTACGGAAGAGGCACAATTGTACGAACGTTATCTAAAACCAATTGATTGGGCTGGCGCATAA
- the aroE gene encoding shikimate dehydrogenase has product MTDRYAVFGNPISHSKSPAIHQAFAQACQQDMRYEAICAPLDDFKGAVEAFILQGGKGLNVTVPFKEEAWLLANVRSPRAELAGAINTLYLNDAQQLCGDNTDGIGLVRDICINHHYSISKKRVLVLGAGGAVRGVLQPILEQSPSEVVIANRTVSKADALVTLFDTLGDVRASAFEALEGEFDLIINGTAASLQGELPPLPSGLVVGNTWCYDMMYGAGITPFNQWAKTQGAAQQLDGLGMLVEQAAEAFSIWRGVRPATDAVIRTIRNQLLTA; this is encoded by the coding sequence ATGACTGATCGATACGCTGTTTTTGGCAACCCCATTAGCCACTCTAAATCCCCAGCGATCCATCAGGCATTTGCTCAAGCGTGCCAGCAAGATATGCGTTATGAGGCGATATGTGCCCCGCTGGATGACTTCAAAGGTGCGGTTGAAGCGTTTATTCTTCAGGGAGGTAAAGGCCTGAATGTCACTGTGCCCTTCAAAGAAGAGGCATGGCTGCTGGCTAACGTGCGCTCCCCCAGAGCTGAACTCGCAGGCGCTATTAACACCCTTTATCTTAACGATGCGCAGCAGTTATGTGGTGATAATACGGATGGTATCGGCTTGGTCAGAGATATCTGCATCAATCACCATTACAGCATTAGCAAAAAGCGAGTGCTGGTACTGGGTGCAGGAGGAGCTGTTCGCGGTGTTTTACAGCCCATCTTAGAACAATCCCCCAGCGAAGTTGTGATCGCTAATCGAACGGTATCTAAAGCGGATGCTTTAGTCACTCTGTTTGATACATTAGGTGATGTGCGTGCCAGTGCCTTTGAGGCGCTGGAGGGAGAGTTTGATCTGATCATTAATGGGACAGCCGCAAGCCTGCAGGGAGAATTGCCCCCGCTTCCCTCTGGATTAGTCGTTGGTAACACGTGGTGTTACGACATGATGTATGGTGCAGGTATAACGCCCTTTAATCAGTGGGCCAAAACGCAAGGTGCAGCACAGCAGCTGGATGGTTTAGGTATGTTGGTTGAACAAGCGGCAGAAGCCTTTTCTATATGGCGTGGCGTAAGGCCTGCTACGGATGCTGTGATTCGTACAATACGCAATCAACTGTTAACTGCTTGA
- a CDS encoding c-type cytochrome, which produces MKNVLRAAAVCSVLITPIAAQAEEGGMIEAGRQIFNHHCTACHTLDPSKNAFGPSLVGVVGRPAASVPRFSYSKAMQESGLTWNEENLRKWIADNEALVPETRMRHVSINDRAEQDYLISFLKSLK; this is translated from the coding sequence ATGAAAAATGTATTACGAGCCGCTGCTGTTTGTAGCGTCCTCATCACTCCGATTGCCGCACAGGCAGAGGAGGGCGGCATGATTGAAGCGGGCCGTCAAATTTTCAACCACCACTGCACCGCCTGCCATACGCTAGATCCGAGCAAAAATGCATTTGGCCCAAGCTTAGTAGGCGTAGTAGGCCGACCAGCGGCGTCCGTGCCACGCTTCTCCTATTCAAAAGCGATGCAAGAATCAGGGCTCACATGGAATGAAGAAAATCTACGTAAATGGATTGCCGATAATGAGGCTCTGGTACCTGAAACCCGAATGCGTCATGTATCAATTAACGACCGGGCAGAACAGGACTACTTAATTAGCTTTTTGAAGTCTTTGAAATAA
- a CDS encoding Lon protease family protein — translation MEKLKPLSCEALYKVCDTNLLPFRTTETLESFSGFFGQERAIEAMGFGVGMRRPGYNLFVMGNPHTGRFSFAMENIKGIAKKEKKPSDWCYLNNLQDNRYPIAVELLAGKATQLRRDNKRMVETIMTELPAAFENPSYQRKKSKIERDFNRHYDQAIDGVERRAREHSIALYRDAGSVGFTPVAEGQAMDEAMFSQLPEDVRDAFTRNIADLEDFLNDSLTEMPQWRREAAERMKVLDRETARQTISPLVQSVKDKYSSISGLPEYFNQLESYIVKNSAELISDERQTLLDQFGINLLVDNSKTKGAPVIFEAHPSYDNLFGRVEYNSDMGAMVTNYQMIRSGALHRANGGYLILEAEKLLEQPFVYSALKRALKAHEVRIENPISELSGVSTITLSPTPIRLQVKVVLIGGRDTYYLLQELDQDFEKMFRVVVDFDEDVERTPSSIRNYARLMKTLADEEHLAPLTREAVARLVEQSSRLSGDQELLSTHIGELVDLLCEADYKRKGTGDDLISARHVELALEAQEKRTGRLAQKILDGILNETVLINSEGKAVGKSNGLTVLQVGDVSFGTPARITATVHPGSRGIIDIEREAQLGQSIHSKGVLILSGYLGHQYAQDFPLTLSASIALEQSYGYVDGDSASLAEICTLISALTHIPIYQQYALTGSINQYGEVQAIGGVNEKIEGFFKLCDTRGLTGNQGVIIPKANVRNLMLKKEVVNAVDGGLFSIYAVATVDECLEILMGRSAGKRKENGSFTQRSINHQVVKRLKELHTAVSGK, via the coding sequence ATGGAAAAGCTAAAACCACTCTCCTGCGAAGCCCTCTACAAAGTCTGTGATACCAACCTTTTACCCTTTAGAACCACGGAAACACTCGAAAGTTTTAGTGGGTTCTTTGGTCAGGAAAGGGCGATAGAAGCGATGGGTTTTGGTGTGGGGATGCGCCGCCCTGGGTACAACTTATTTGTGATGGGTAACCCCCACACAGGTCGATTCTCTTTTGCGATGGAAAATATTAAGGGTATCGCCAAGAAAGAGAAAAAGCCTTCTGATTGGTGTTATTTAAACAATTTGCAGGATAATCGCTACCCTATAGCGGTTGAGTTGCTGGCGGGTAAAGCAACACAGCTTCGAAGAGATAATAAGCGCATGGTGGAAACCATCATGACGGAGCTACCTGCCGCATTTGAGAACCCTTCCTATCAGCGCAAGAAAAGCAAGATCGAGCGGGACTTTAACCGCCACTATGATCAGGCTATTGATGGTGTGGAGCGTCGTGCCAGAGAGCATAGTATTGCACTCTATCGCGATGCTGGCAGCGTCGGATTCACGCCTGTGGCAGAAGGCCAAGCGATGGATGAAGCGATGTTCTCGCAACTGCCCGAAGACGTACGTGATGCCTTCACGCGCAATATCGCGGACCTTGAGGACTTCCTTAACGACAGTCTGACGGAGATGCCCCAGTGGCGCAGAGAAGCGGCAGAGCGTATGAAAGTACTGGACCGTGAAACGGCACGCCAGACCATCTCCCCGTTAGTTCAGTCGGTAAAGGACAAGTACTCCAGTATTAGTGGCCTTCCGGAATATTTTAACCAGCTAGAAAGTTATATTGTTAAAAATAGCGCTGAGTTGATATCAGATGAGCGCCAAACGCTTCTGGACCAATTTGGTATCAATTTGCTTGTGGATAATAGCAAGACGAAAGGTGCCCCCGTTATTTTCGAAGCTCACCCCAGCTATGACAACCTGTTTGGTCGGGTTGAGTACAACAGCGATATGGGCGCGATGGTCACCAATTACCAAATGATTCGTTCTGGTGCGCTCCATCGAGCAAATGGAGGCTATTTAATTTTAGAAGCGGAAAAACTCCTAGAGCAGCCCTTTGTTTATAGTGCATTGAAACGCGCCCTCAAAGCTCATGAAGTGCGTATAGAGAACCCCATCAGCGAACTCTCGGGAGTCAGTACGATCACACTCAGCCCTACGCCGATTCGCTTACAAGTGAAGGTGGTGTTGATTGGAGGGCGGGATACTTATTACCTGTTGCAAGAGCTTGATCAGGACTTTGAGAAGATGTTTCGTGTGGTTGTAGACTTTGATGAGGATGTGGAGCGAACGCCCTCTTCGATTCGTAACTATGCGCGATTAATGAAAACACTGGCGGATGAAGAGCACCTTGCGCCGTTAACTCGAGAAGCGGTAGCCCGTTTAGTGGAGCAAAGCTCACGTTTATCCGGTGATCAGGAGTTGCTCTCTACACACATTGGAGAATTGGTGGATCTGCTCTGTGAGGCCGATTATAAGCGTAAAGGAACGGGCGACGACTTGATTAGTGCTCGTCATGTAGAGCTTGCGCTGGAGGCACAGGAAAAACGTACTGGCCGCTTAGCCCAAAAGATTCTTGATGGGATTCTTAACGAGACTGTTTTAATTAACTCAGAAGGCAAAGCGGTTGGTAAAAGTAATGGCCTGACGGTGTTACAGGTAGGCGATGTGTCCTTTGGTACACCGGCTCGTATTACCGCAACCGTCCACCCGGGCAGTCGCGGAATTATTGATATTGAACGCGAAGCCCAGTTAGGGCAGTCGATCCACTCTAAAGGTGTACTGATTCTCTCCGGATATTTAGGGCACCAGTACGCACAGGACTTTCCGTTGACGCTGTCTGCAAGTATCGCCTTGGAGCAATCTTATGGTTATGTGGATGGCGATAGTGCCTCTTTAGCGGAGATTTGTACATTAATCTCTGCTCTGACACATATTCCTATTTATCAACAGTATGCGCTGACCGGTTCCATCAACCAATATGGTGAAGTGCAAGCGATCGGTGGTGTTAACGAGAAAATCGAAGGCTTCTTCAAGCTCTGTGACACCCGTGGGCTGACAGGAAATCAGGGTGTTATTATTCCTAAAGCCAATGTGCGAAACCTGATGCTCAAAAAAGAGGTGGTTAATGCAGTGGATGGAGGGTTATTCAGTATCTATGCGGTTGCCACTGTGGATGAATGTCTGGAGATTTTAATGGGCCGATCAGCCGGTAAGCGCAAGGAAAATGGCAGCTTCACCCAGCGTAGCATCAACCATCAAGTTGTAAAAAGGTTAAAAGAGTTACATACGGCTGTATCAGGAAAGTAG